The following proteins are co-located in the Haloarcula marismortui ATCC 43049 genome:
- a CDS encoding HEAT repeat domain-containing protein, giving the protein MTGCHDDDEFEKHLEEDPDPQLDPERSPGLHTDIEALEDIEVSREDVTIGEATPEELAASDTEPVADDAVASLLSDIEHGAKTDRRRAALELKDRASTDEIVAALARAATTDDDSDVRQFAVEALTAHGGERAAAVAVELLGDPNPWVRAEAVVTLDNVDREAHEDDIAAAIDDDHHAVRRNAAISLFKLRGEAMADLLLEQSHDDSERVREWAAHMLGGVDEDRARERLRELTDDPATVVRQTAERSLDVDPGRFRRQFGGALENDARLLPGEDRLNRMPDL; this is encoded by the coding sequence ATGACTGGTTGTCACGACGACGACGAGTTCGAGAAGCACCTCGAAGAGGACCCGGACCCACAACTGGACCCCGAGCGCAGCCCGGGCCTGCACACCGACATCGAAGCGCTCGAAGATATCGAGGTGAGCCGAGAGGACGTGACCATCGGCGAGGCGACGCCGGAGGAACTGGCCGCCAGCGACACCGAACCCGTCGCGGACGACGCGGTGGCGTCGCTGCTGTCCGACATCGAACACGGCGCGAAGACCGACCGCCGCCGCGCCGCCCTCGAACTCAAAGACCGCGCGTCCACCGACGAAATCGTGGCGGCGCTGGCCCGCGCTGCGACGACCGACGACGACAGCGACGTGCGCCAGTTCGCCGTTGAGGCGCTGACCGCCCACGGCGGCGAGCGGGCCGCGGCAGTGGCGGTGGAACTGTTGGGCGACCCCAACCCGTGGGTCCGAGCGGAGGCCGTCGTCACGCTCGATAACGTCGACCGCGAGGCCCACGAGGACGATATCGCGGCCGCAATCGACGACGACCACCACGCGGTCCGGCGCAACGCGGCTATCTCGCTGTTCAAACTCCGCGGCGAGGCGATGGCCGACCTGCTGTTGGAACAGAGCCACGACGACAGCGAGCGGGTCCGCGAGTGGGCCGCCCACATGCTCGGCGGCGTCGACGAGGACCGCGCCCGCGAGCGACTGCGCGAACTAACTGACGACCCGGCCACCGTGGTCCGACAGACCGCCGAACGGTCGCTCGACGTGGATCCCGGACGGTTCCGCCGGCAGTTCGGCGGCGCGCTGGAGAACGACGCGCGACTACTGCCCGGCGAAGACAGACTCAATCGGATGCCCGACCTCTGA